A portion of the Bacteroidota bacterium genome contains these proteins:
- a CDS encoding aspartate kinase → MKVFKFGGASVKDTDSVRNVASVLKHFLNENIIIVVSAMGKTTNALEKLTNAYFFRNENPQIILEEIKKYHFGIIKVLFPDSSHSVYSNIEKVFQEMEKRISRMPSDNYNKEYDQIVSQGEIISTKIVSAYLNETGINNKWLNVQEIIKTDNTWREGKVNWNLTEKLVREHFDKNKSDIILTQGFLGGTSDNFTTTLGREGSDYTSAVLAFCTNAESVTIWKDVPGVMNADPKWFDETKLIAQMSYQDAIELSYYGATVIHPKTIKPLQNKKIPLYVKSFLHPDEKGTVINDQQSPLPIPCFIFKVNQILLSISPKDFSFIVEENFSDIFKTFAEHQVKINVMQNSAISFSVCLDNDEKKIPELIRTLQKIFRVLYNENLELITIRYYNQLTIDRVCIGKKVFLEHKSRYTVQLVVKNI, encoded by the coding sequence ATGAAAGTCTTCAAGTTTGGCGGTGCTTCTGTGAAGGATACTGACTCAGTACGCAACGTTGCATCAGTTCTAAAGCATTTCCTGAATGAGAATATTATTATAGTTGTTTCTGCCATGGGTAAAACCACTAACGCGCTTGAAAAACTTACGAATGCTTATTTTTTTCGAAATGAAAATCCTCAGATCATTCTGGAGGAAATAAAAAAATATCATTTTGGCATTATTAAAGTATTGTTTCCTGATTCTTCACATTCCGTTTATTCCAATATTGAAAAAGTGTTTCAGGAAATGGAAAAAAGAATCAGCAGAATGCCTTCTGATAATTATAACAAGGAATACGACCAGATAGTTTCTCAGGGGGAAATCATTTCTACAAAAATTGTAAGCGCCTATTTGAATGAAACAGGAATAAATAATAAATGGTTAAACGTTCAGGAAATAATCAAGACGGATAATACCTGGAGAGAAGGAAAAGTGAATTGGAACTTGACGGAAAAACTTGTAAGAGAGCATTTTGACAAAAATAAGTCAGACATCATTCTCACGCAAGGATTTCTGGGCGGCACTTCAGATAACTTTACAACCACTCTCGGAAGAGAAGGCTCTGATTATACGTCAGCAGTTCTTGCTTTTTGCACAAATGCGGAAAGCGTTACCATCTGGAAAGATGTGCCGGGTGTGATGAATGCCGATCCGAAATGGTTTGATGAAACAAAACTGATTGCCCAGATGTCGTATCAGGATGCGATCGAACTTTCTTACTATGGCGCAACCGTGATTCATCCGAAAACCATCAAGCCGTTGCAGAATAAAAAAATTCCGCTTTATGTAAAATCGTTTCTTCATCCCGATGAAAAAGGAACGGTGATAAACGACCAGCAATCACCGCTTCCGATCCCCTGTTTCATTTTCAAGGTGAATCAGATTCTGCTTTCTATTTCTCCAAAAGATTTTTCATTCATTGTGGAAGAAAATTTCAGCGATATATTTAAAACTTTTGCCGAACATCAGGTGAAAATTAATGTGATGCAGAATTCAGCCATTAGTTTTTCGGTGTGTTTGGATAATGATGAAAAAAAAATTCCCGAACTTATCAGAACGCTTCAGAAAATTTTTCGGGTGCTGTACAATGAGAATCTTGAGTTAATTACCATCCGCTATTACAATCAGCTCACGATTGACAGGGTTTGTATTGGAAAGAAAGTTTTCCTTGAACATAAGAGCAGATATACGGTGCAATTAGTGGTGAAGAATATCTAG
- a CDS encoding mannosyltransferase has translation MKTFIQYFLLFLCNSRSVKFQKQRYYFLNKHLHIVSFDVPFPPDYGGVIDVFYKLKALHQEGIKIHLHCFEYGRGQKKELEKYCENIFYYKRKVSKHLLFNSLPYIVASRSSEALVKNLLQDDAPILFEGLHCCFHLSDERLKSRKKIVRMHNIEHNYYANLGQIEKSFFRKKYFEAEAKKLEKFESVLHNTNAIAAISPADTKKLSVRYKNVSNVMAFHPHDKIEIKEGKGDFALYHGSLAVGENNKAALYLANEVFNDVAIPLIVAGNGASSELKEAVSKRKNIQLKENISTQAIYSLIQEAQINILPTFQATGIKLKLLSALYSGRHCMANSPMAENTGLESLCSITDSPHEMKKEILQLMNIEFSGENKAKREKILGEHFSNKVNVRKLLELF, from the coding sequence TTGAAGACTTTCATACAATATTTCCTGTTATTTTTGTGCAACTCACGGTCAGTAAAATTTCAGAAACAAAGATATTATTTCCTGAACAAGCACCTTCACATAGTTTCCTTTGATGTTCCATTTCCTCCCGATTACGGAGGAGTAATTGACGTTTTCTATAAACTTAAAGCTCTTCATCAGGAGGGAATAAAAATTCATTTGCACTGTTTTGAATACGGAAGAGGGCAAAAGAAAGAGTTAGAAAAATATTGTGAAAATATTTTTTACTATAAAAGAAAAGTCAGCAAGCATTTGCTCTTTAATTCGCTTCCTTATATTGTTGCCAGCCGCTCTTCGGAGGCATTAGTTAAAAATTTGTTGCAGGATGATGCACCGATTCTTTTTGAAGGTCTGCATTGTTGTTTTCATTTAAGTGACGAACGATTGAAGAGCAGAAAAAAAATTGTGCGCATGCACAATATCGAGCACAACTATTATGCAAATCTGGGGCAGATAGAGAAAAGTTTTTTTCGAAAAAAATATTTTGAAGCCGAAGCAAAAAAGCTTGAAAAATTTGAATCCGTTCTTCACAACACGAATGCCATCGCTGCTATTTCTCCTGCCGACACTAAGAAACTTTCTGTACGCTATAAAAATGTTTCGAATGTAATGGCGTTTCATCCTCACGATAAAATTGAAATCAAAGAAGGTAAAGGAGATTTTGCATTATACCATGGTAGTTTAGCTGTTGGAGAAAATAACAAAGCCGCGCTATATCTTGCAAATGAAGTTTTTAATGATGTTGCTATTCCTTTGATTGTTGCAGGCAACGGAGCATCATCTGAATTAAAAGAAGCAGTAAGCAAAAGAAAAAATATTCAGTTGAAAGAAAACATTTCAACACAGGCGATTTATTCTCTTATTCAGGAGGCACAGATAAACATTCTCCCCACTTTTCAGGCAACAGGAATAAAACTCAAACTCCTTTCAGCACTTTACAGCGGCAGGCATTGCATGGCAAACTCTCCCATGGCAGAAAATACAGGACTTGAATCTCTGTGCTCAATTACCGATTCTCCCCATGAAATGAAAAAAGAAATTTTACAGCTGATGAATATTGAATTTAGCGGAGAAAACAAAGCAAAACGTGAAAAAATTCTAGGAGAACATTTTTCCAATAAAGTAAATGTCAGAAAACTGCTTGAGTTATTTTAG
- a CDS encoding amidohydrolase, translating to MKEKIKQLAKNYLNEVIQIRRHLHAHPELSFEEYNTSKFIASKLKEFGIPFKDGIVKTGIVATINGTKTTSSPRAAPPTYGSLQRGTESCIALRADMDALPITEANDVEYKSKNTGVMHACGHDAHTASLLGAAKILNELKDEFSGTVKLIFQPGEEKAPGGASLMIQEGVLENPTPSAIFAQHVFPNLAAGQVGFRAGKYMASTDEIYLTVKGKGGHAAIKGSYVNPLLIASEILLELEKKFNSPLLGRGAGGEAIPTVLAFGRMHANGATNVIPDEVKMDGTFRTMDEAWRKEAHGIIQQIAVSKAKSRSGDCDVNIMAGYPALINDEKTTSRTKKSAEEYLGKENVVELEQRMTGEDFSFFAQKIPACFYRIGTGNISKGITSEVHTPAFDIDEKALQTGTGLMAWIAMNELR from the coding sequence ATGAAAGAGAAAATAAAACAGTTGGCTAAAAATTATTTGAATGAAGTGATTCAGATTCGCAGGCATCTTCATGCGCATCCTGAACTTTCATTTGAAGAATACAATACGTCAAAATTCATTGCATCCAAGCTGAAAGAATTTGGAATTCCTTTTAAAGATGGAATTGTAAAAACAGGAATCGTTGCAACTATAAACGGAACAAAAACTACTTCCTCCCCCCGAGCTGCGCCCCCTACCTACGGTAGCCTCCAGAGGGGAACAGAATCCTGTATAGCATTGCGAGCTGATATGGACGCGCTCCCCATCACCGAAGCAAATGACGTGGAATACAAATCAAAAAATACCGGAGTGATGCATGCCTGCGGACACGATGCGCATACTGCTTCCCTTCTTGGCGCAGCAAAAATTCTGAACGAACTGAAAGATGAATTTTCAGGAACAGTAAAACTTATTTTTCAGCCGGGAGAAGAAAAAGCTCCCGGAGGCGCATCGCTGATGATACAAGAAGGCGTGCTGGAAAATCCAACACCCTCTGCCATTTTCGCGCAACATGTTTTTCCGAATCTAGCTGCCGGACAAGTTGGTTTCCGCGCAGGGAAATACATGGCAAGCACCGATGAAATATATCTCACCGTGAAGGGTAAAGGCGGGCATGCAGCCATAAAAGGATCGTATGTGAATCCGCTTCTCATCGCTTCAGAAATTTTACTTGAGCTTGAAAAGAAATTCAACTCCCCTCTCCTTGGGAGAGGGGCTGGGGGTGAGGCAATCCCCACTGTTCTTGCTTTCGGAAGAATGCATGCGAATGGCGCCACCAATGTAATTCCCGATGAAGTAAAAATGGACGGTACTTTCCGCACCATGGATGAAGCATGGAGAAAAGAAGCGCATGGCATCATTCAGCAAATTGCTGTTTCAAAAGCAAAAAGCAGAAGCGGTGATTGTGATGTGAATATCATGGCGGGATATCCCGCACTAATCAACGATGAGAAAACAACCTCTCGGACAAAAAAATCTGCTGAAGAATATCTTGGAAAAGAAAATGTAGTTGAACTGGAGCAACGAATGACAGGAGAAGATTTTTCTTTCTTCGCTCAAAAAATTCCTGCCTGCTTCTATCGTATCGGCACCGGAAATATTTCCAAAGGAATTACTTCAGAGGTACACACCCCTGCATTTGACATTGATGAAAAAGCCCTGCAAACAGGAACGGGGCTGATGGCATGGATTGCAATGAACGAGCTACGCTAG
- a CDS encoding ATP-binding cassette domain-containing protein has translation MSLDTIIELHKSSIFQKHNLVLTDVSLTIDKGEFVYLVGKTGSGKSSLLRTFYADLPLLQGEGKIAGYDLKKMKLKEIPYLRRKLGVVFQDFQLLSDRSVNDNLLFVMKATGWKDKAEMQKRAQEVLEKVNLGTKGFKMPHELSGGEKQRVVIARALINEPEVILADEPTGNLDTETAQEIVGLLYEISKAGRAVLIATHDFHLFEHFTGRTIRCEGGRISDTKITQAVF, from the coding sequence ATGTCTCTTGACACTATCATAGAACTCCACAAATCATCTATTTTTCAGAAACACAATCTTGTACTTACGGATGTTTCGCTTACTATTGATAAAGGAGAGTTTGTTTATCTCGTAGGAAAAACAGGAAGTGGAAAGAGCAGTTTGCTCCGAACATTTTATGCAGACCTTCCTCTTTTACAGGGGGAAGGAAAAATTGCAGGATATGATTTAAAAAAAATGAAGTTGAAAGAAATTCCATACCTCAGAAGAAAATTAGGAGTTGTGTTTCAGGATTTTCAACTGCTGTCTGATCGAAGTGTAAATGATAATTTACTTTTTGTGATGAAGGCAACGGGTTGGAAAGATAAAGCAGAAATGCAAAAACGCGCGCAAGAAGTTCTGGAAAAAGTGAATCTCGGAACAAAAGGATTCAAAATGCCTCATGAACTTTCAGGCGGGGAGAAGCAACGGGTGGTGATAGCCCGCGCCCTCATCAACGAACCCGAAGTGATACTTGCAGACGAACCAACGGGAAATCTGGATACAGAAACCGCCCAGGAAATTGTAGGGTTGCTGTATGAAATCAGCAAGGCGGGCAGGGCGGTGCTCATTGCCACCCATGATTTTCATCTCTTTGAACATTTTACCGGAAGGACAATCCGATGTGAGGGTGGGAGAATAAGTGATACTAAAATAACTCAAGCAGTTTTCTGA
- a CDS encoding PD40 domain-containing protein, translated as MEFGKNRVQYDEPRLWQWYKFEKYNVYFYMGGKELAIYTAQKAKIYTEKIEKMLDYNLDDKIEFMVFNKQSDYKQSNIGLEYEEPYNVGGVTKIVGAKVSLYFDGDHAKFDKQIKAGIAEVLINQMMYGGNVKDVVKNSTLLNLPNWYLQGLISYISNDWDTDIDSRVKDGILTNKYKKFNGLDGADAICAGHSIWNYIAETYGESVISNILYMTKVTRNVESAFLFVLGVSMKNLTSEWMQYYTDRYNEQDDSKILPEKSLLKKIKRSRVYQRFKTSPDGNYAVYTTNELGQYKVWLYDFKKQKSKRIMKREQKLDRPSDYSYPLLAWHPDGERFTIITEKKGELLLQYYNISTKKLETLKLFNFEKIVDFSYSDDGRQMVMSAVQNGQSDIFVYNHGAGNADQITKDIYDDLNPKFINGSSKIIFSSNRPNDTIRFFSAYPLYLKAELQPMENNDLFIYNYKAKSPVLKRVTTTPLVNETYPCEFDKEHLCFLSDENGIRNRYLGVLDSAISYVDTSEHYRYFTRTYPITNYSRNILEQDINLKSKKITEVVFNERKYRMFMSDMAENTAGLNSPLINTAYESSVLKRITKKEQEQKKEGESKTVQSVQIIINEEKPSEKKDSSGIDINNYVFDNEPKKQTKNPPVETNKTSPDTATAAVAAPASFFLPQQRNYFIFFSTDYVVTQLDNSFLNASYQKFSGPGPVFLSPGFTGFFKLGLSDLFDDYKITGGVRISSDLNSNEYYLSYENRLNRLDKQIILHRQALDYAPFLKIHTHQAKYTVKWPFTETAGIRGTIDARQDRTVYYAYDLPTLKKPNEFEYWGGGKLEFVFDNTRKRGLNLYYGTRLKVFGEYFKQLNKNETDITILGFDIRHYTKIHRDFIWANRLSASSSFGKKKLIYYMGGVDNWFNPQFNYNTPIDYKQNYAYQTLSTPMRGFHQNIRNGNSFALYNTELRLPLFRYLMNKPLKSDFLNNFQVVGFGDVGTAWTGKSPYDDENSLNTQIIGGPPNPVTVVVQTKREPMVAGYGWGIRSRLLGYFMRLDWSHGWEDGKFQPKVFYWSFSLDF; from the coding sequence ATGGAGTTTGGAAAAAACAGGGTGCAGTATGATGAGCCCCGCTTATGGCAATGGTACAAGTTTGAAAAGTATAATGTTTATTTCTACATGGGCGGAAAAGAACTCGCCATTTACACAGCGCAGAAAGCAAAAATATATACAGAGAAAATTGAGAAGATGCTTGACTATAATCTGGACGACAAAATTGAGTTCATGGTTTTCAACAAGCAGAGCGATTACAAACAGAGCAACATAGGGCTGGAATATGAAGAGCCGTACAATGTAGGCGGTGTAACAAAAATTGTTGGCGCAAAAGTATCGCTGTATTTTGACGGTGACCACGCAAAGTTCGACAAGCAGATAAAAGCAGGCATTGCTGAAGTGCTCATCAACCAGATGATGTATGGAGGAAACGTAAAAGATGTGGTAAAAAATTCCACGCTTCTGAATCTGCCTAACTGGTATTTGCAGGGATTGATTTCTTACATCTCCAACGATTGGGATACAGACATTGACAGCCGTGTGAAAGACGGCATCCTCACCAACAAATATAAAAAGTTCAACGGGCTGGATGGCGCTGATGCCATATGCGCTGGTCATTCGATCTGGAATTACATTGCGGAAACGTATGGAGAATCGGTCATCTCCAACATTTTGTACATGACCAAGGTTACCCGCAATGTAGAAAGCGCTTTTCTTTTTGTGCTGGGTGTTTCCATGAAAAACCTTACCAGCGAATGGATGCAGTATTACACCGACCGATATAACGAGCAAGATGATTCAAAAATCCTTCCTGAGAAATCGTTGCTGAAGAAAATCAAGCGTTCAAGAGTTTATCAGCGATTTAAAACAAGCCCTGATGGAAATTATGCGGTGTATACTACCAATGAACTCGGACAATACAAAGTATGGCTCTATGATTTCAAAAAGCAGAAATCAAAACGTATCATGAAGCGGGAACAAAAGCTGGACAGACCATCCGATTATTCTTACCCGCTTCTCGCCTGGCATCCTGACGGGGAACGCTTCACTATTATTACAGAAAAAAAAGGAGAACTCCTTTTGCAGTATTACAACATTTCCACAAAAAAACTTGAAACACTTAAACTATTCAACTTCGAAAAAATTGTTGACTTCTCTTATTCAGATGATGGAAGGCAGATGGTAATGTCTGCCGTGCAAAACGGACAAAGCGATATTTTCGTGTACAACCATGGCGCAGGAAATGCAGATCAAATCACAAAAGATATTTACGATGACCTCAACCCAAAATTCATTAATGGTTCATCAAAAATTATTTTCTCTTCCAACCGACCTAATGATACGATTCGCTTTTTTTCCGCTTACCCTCTCTACCTGAAAGCAGAACTTCAGCCGATGGAGAACAACGATTTGTTCATTTACAATTACAAAGCAAAATCTCCGGTGCTGAAAAGAGTAACCACCACTCCGCTCGTGAACGAAACCTATCCGTGTGAGTTTGATAAAGAGCATCTGTGTTTCCTGAGCGATGAAAACGGAATCCGCAACCGCTATCTGGGCGTGCTCGACAGCGCTATTTCGTATGTTGACACCTCGGAGCATTACCGTTATTTCACTCGCACCTATCCCATCACAAATTATTCGCGAAATATTTTAGAACAGGATATTAATCTTAAGTCAAAGAAAATAACAGAGGTGGTTTTCAATGAGAGGAAGTACAGAATGTTTATGAGCGATATGGCTGAAAACACTGCCGGGCTGAATTCTCCTCTTATCAATACCGCCTATGAAAGTTCTGTGCTGAAACGGATTACAAAAAAAGAACAGGAACAGAAAAAAGAAGGCGAAAGCAAAACTGTTCAGTCAGTGCAGATAATCATTAACGAAGAAAAGCCATCAGAAAAAAAAGACAGCTCAGGAATTGACATTAACAATTATGTTTTTGATAACGAACCGAAAAAGCAAACCAAGAATCCTCCTGTAGAAACCAATAAAACTTCTCCCGATACGGCTACTGCCGCAGTGGCTGCCCCTGCCTCTTTCTTTCTTCCGCAGCAAAGAAATTATTTCATCTTTTTCTCCACAGATTATGTGGTAACGCAGCTGGATAATTCATTCCTCAACGCATCGTACCAGAAATTTTCAGGACCCGGTCCTGTTTTTCTCAGCCCCGGCTTTACCGGATTTTTCAAACTTGGGCTCAGCGATTTATTTGACGATTACAAAATCACAGGCGGTGTGCGCATTTCATCTGACCTGAACAGCAACGAATATTATCTCAGTTATGAAAACCGCCTGAACCGGCTGGACAAACAAATTATTTTGCACCGGCAGGCATTGGATTACGCGCCTTTTTTAAAGATTCACACGCACCAGGCAAAATACACAGTGAAGTGGCCCTTTACAGAAACTGCCGGAATAAGAGGAACCATTGATGCCCGCCAGGACCGAACGGTTTATTACGCTTATGATCTTCCCACTCTTAAAAAACCAAATGAGTTTGAATACTGGGGCGGAGGCAAACTGGAATTTGTTTTTGACAACACGCGCAAGCGGGGTTTGAATTTATATTACGGAACACGTCTGAAAGTTTTTGGAGAATATTTCAAACAGTTAAACAAAAACGAAACGGATATTACCATCCTTGGATTTGATATCCGCCACTACACAAAAATTCACCGCGACTTCATCTGGGCAAACCGCCTTTCGGCAAGCTCTTCCTTCGGAAAGAAAAAATTAATTTATTACATGGGCGGAGTAGATAACTGGTTTAATCCACAGTTCAACTACAACACGCCCATCGACTATAAACAGAATTACGCCTATCAAACGCTCTCCACTCCCATGCGCGGGTTCCATCAGAACATCCGCAACGGAAACAGCTTTGCGCTTTACAATACCGAACTCCGCCTTCCTCTTTTCCGCTACCTGATGAATAAACCGCTCAAGTCAGATTTCCTGAATAACTTTCAGGTGGTAGGATTCGGAGACGTTGGCACCGCGTGGACAGGCAAATCTCCGTATGATGACGAGAATTCTCTTAACACGCAAATTATTGGCGGTCCGCCCAATCCCGTTACCGTAGTTGTTCAAACAAAACGCGAACCGATGGTTGCAGGATACGGATGGGGAATAAGAAGCCGCCTGCTCGGTTATTTCATGCGCCTCGACTGGAGCCATGGATGGGAAGATGGAAAATTTCAGCCAAAAGTTTTCTACTGGTCGTTCTCGCTGGATTTTTAA
- a CDS encoding sulfite exporter TauE/SafE family protein yields MNDIFILLALGLAAGILSGMVGIGGGIVIVPALVYFLGFSQHSAQGTVLFMFLLPIGILGVFNYWQAGHIDWKVACIIASTFFIGSFIGSKTAIAIDQTTLKRIFGVIIFLLSLKMIFGK; encoded by the coding sequence ATGAATGATATTTTCATCCTGCTCGCGCTGGGATTGGCTGCGGGCATTCTCAGCGGAATGGTGGGCATTGGAGGAGGCATTGTGATTGTGCCCGCTCTCGTTTACTTCCTCGGTTTTTCACAGCACAGCGCGCAAGGCACCGTGCTGTTTATGTTCCTCCTTCCCATCGGCATTCTTGGAGTTTTCAATTACTGGCAGGCAGGGCATATTGACTGGAAAGTCGCCTGCATCATAGCATCCACTTTTTTCATCGGGAGTTTTATCGGCTCCAAAACCGCCATCGCCATTGACCAAACTACGCTCAAAAGAATTTTCGGAGTGATAATTTTTTTACTTTCTCTAAAAATGATTTTCGGAAAATAA